A window from Mangifera indica cultivar Alphonso chromosome 2, CATAS_Mindica_2.1, whole genome shotgun sequence encodes these proteins:
- the LOC123204296 gene encoding uncharacterized protein LOC123204296, giving the protein MVAKSESGSNVDLDELAALSQLTSLHIFVPNNLDLPPNFLSSQKLTNFILIKDVNPFTQYKSSFEKYLSEELYSSSNMEISLTNIAMIYDKFRDLVKRIERLTLKYIVDLESISQDLTEEGLNELKYLNFKRCDEISYLFNARELTRNSTFHNLEELHLIENYYLIALCNGKPSAKSFCKLKALEVKGCERLLNIAPSHLLQRFRNLQTLRVEQCRSLVYIFDCEKIKIEKGETKLLSSLEYLDLVYLKEMSHIWKGDHQSISLHNLKRVYLEACSKLIKLFSATILQSLICLEEVRIRDCYNLKEIFEKKEAEDVELDHTITSLCLGNLTSLEVSFCYNLEILFTPSIAKLLVELRELKVMYCHGIREIITNEKGEKETSLESITFPSLEDLELSDLNKLTCFSSGSYTIEFPKLKFLNISRCGNMKTFCSGKLVIPKVKKVCLEGTTQEMGLQEKLCQVVKVV; this is encoded by the exons ATGGTAGCAAAATCTGAAAGTGGTAGTAATGTCGATCTTGATGAGTTAGCAGCCTTGTCCCAATTGACTAGCTTACATATTTTTGTTCCAAATAACCTTGATTTACCACCAAATTTCTTGTCGTCCCAAAAACTAACCAACTTTATCTTAATAAAAGATGTTAATCCATTTACCCAGTATAAatcttcttttgaaaaatatttgagCGAAGAGTTGTACTCATCAAGCAATATGGAGATCTCATTGACTAACATTGCAATGATATATGACAAGTTTAGAGATTTGGTCAAAAGAATTGAGAGactaactttaaaatatattgttgATTTAGAGAGTATCAGTCAAGACCTAACTGAAGAAGGGTTAAATGAATTGAAGTATCTCAATTTCAAAAGATGTGATGAGATAAGCTATCTCTTCAATGCAAGGGAATTGACACGAAACTCCACTTTCCACAATTTAGAGGAATTGCATCTCATTGAGAATTACTACCTTATTGCACTATGTAATGGAAAGCCTTCTGCTAAGTCTTTTTGTAAACTAAAAGCTTTAGAAGTGAAAGGGTGTGAGCGCTTGTTAAATATTGCACCAAGTCATTTGTTACAAAGGTTTCGAAATCTTCAAACTCTTAGAGTAGAACAGTGTAGATCATTggtgtatatatttgattgtgaaaaaattaagattgaaaagGGAGAGACCAAGTTACTCTCGTCGTTAGAGTATTTGGATTTGGTATATTTGAAAGAGATGTCACATATATGGAAGGGTGACCATCAATCCATAAGCCTCCATAACTTGAAGAGAGTATATTTGGAGGCATGCTCTaagttaataaaactattttcagCAACTATACTCCAAAGCCTTATTTGTTTGGAAGAAGTAAGAATAAGAGATTGCTATAATTTAAAGGAGATctttgagaagaaagaagcagaGGATGTAGAGTTAGATCACACTATAACCTCCCTATGTTTGGGAAACCTGACTTCTTTAGAAGtaagtttttgttataatttagaaaTCCTCTTCACACCCTCAATTGCCAAACTCTTGGTGGAGCTTAGAGAACTTAAAGTAATGTATTGCCATGGAATACGAGAAATAATCACaaatgagaaaggagaaaaagaaacgTCATTAGAGAGCATTACATTTCCTAGTTTGGAAGACTTGGAACTCAGTGATCTAAACAAACTCACTTGTTTTAGCTCTGGGTCATATACTATTGAATTcccaaaattgaaattcttaaATATCTCTCGATGTGGAAACATGAAGACCTTCTGTTCTGGAAAGCTAGTGATACCCAAGGTTAAAAAAGTGTGTCTTGAAGGTACTACACAG GAAATGGGACTGCAAGAGAAGCTATGCCAAGTCGTGAAAGTGGTATGA
- the LOC123204348 gene encoding disease resistance protein At4g27190-like — MTTNIAESFNALVRHARGLPITMLLEFIRGTMQRWFYERRTHASECHNFLTPWAEDKISNRLSKSASLDVRPITPTRYQVVGFGGFMGIVDLGDMSCTCRKFQLSRILCKHVIAVARHMRLTNVHAWVHPFFRTDIYHVIYQKPINPLGNQCDWLHSLEDRVILPPVLNSRCPAASDQLSYLFHYNDNIQKLKKQVEKLRDSRDMVQKKIESAERNGEIIFTIVRDWLAEVDDVSAKAEEFLERENKANKRCLKGWCINLSQRSRFSQEAKKHTQAISDQLQERGNFKSVSCPAPPSRIISSSEVFNSGPFKSRNSIKKEVLKALINANNVNKIGICGMAGIGKTTLVEEISQYVIEAKLYDVAVRAIVSQTPSIMKIQGEIADILGFTSLPTHSELARASSLWERIKKEKQILIILDDVWEIIKLDKIGIPFGNDHRGCKILITSRRRDVCNGMECQKIYTVETLSKRESWELFSKNAGSIVKNFDINPIAREVTTQFGGLPLAIVTIAIALKGQDKHVWSNVARQLKMSTSSSIPEMERNDYKIPIEDLVRYWTGLKWFGDTNEAIEDVRNKVHAIVSTLTSSFLLIKEGKKYVKMHDVICGFAIARAPIYNHKFMVNAALGHRDTFKDFTCISLMSNYVRELPYGLEYPKLEALLLQKNKSFVVPSRLFEKMANLKVLNLGRTYLEPLPYSLSSLSNLRTLDVSTSKLVDLSVIGRLSNLEILSLSNSKFVEEIPLSFNQLTNLKLLDLNNMNLKLIPHRVISSLQKLEELYINHFVNWQSKSGSDANLVELAESKSDSNVNLVVLAESRSGRNVDLIELAESKGGSNVNLVELAESKSGSNIDLVELAKSKSGSNINLVELA, encoded by the exons atgaccacaaatattgctgagtcatttaatgcccttgtcagacatgcacggggcctacctataaccatgctcttggagtttattcgtggtacaatgcaacgatggttttacgagaggagaacccatgcaa gtgaatgtcataacttcctcACCCCTTGGGCGGAAGATAAGATCAGTAATCGTCTTTCAAAGTCTGCGAGTCTGGatgttcgaccgattacacctactcggtatcaggttgttggatttggtggattcatgggtattgtggaccttggtgacatgtcttgcacgtgtagaaagtttcaactttcacgTATTCTGTGCAAGCATGTCAttgccgttgcacgacatatgagactgacgaatgtgcacgcatgggttcatccattctttcgcACCGATATTTACCATGTAATATATCAGAAaccgatcaatcctcttggaaatcaatgtgattggttacactcactggaagacagagttatattgccccccgtcctcAATAGTCGTTGTCCAG CTGCCAGCGATCAACTCAGTTACTTGTTTCACTACAATGACAacattcaaaaattgaaaaagcaagTTGAGAAGCTGAGGGATAGCAGAGACATGGTGCAAAAGAAAATCGAGTCTGCTGAAAGAAATGGAGAAATCATCTTCACTATTGTTCGAGACTGGTTAGCTGAAGTTGATGATGTTTCTGCAAAAGCTGAAGAGTTTTTGGAACGTGAAAACAAGGCCAACAAGAGGTGCCTCAAAGGGTGGTGCATTAATCTCAGCCAACGTTCTCGATTTAGTCAGGAGGCAAAAAAGCATACTCAAGCAATTTCTGATCAACTTCAAGAACGGGGAAACTTTAAGAGTGTGTCTTGTCCTGCTCCTCCATCTAGAATTATATCTTCATCTGAGGTATTTAATTCTGGCCCATTCAAATCTAGAAATTCAATTAAGAAAGAAGTTCTGAAGGCTTTAATAAATGCTAACAATGTCAACAAAATTGGAATATGTGGGATGGCGGGCATCGGTAAAACCACACTAGTTGAAGAAATCAGCCAATATGTTATAGAAGCCAAGCTATATGATGTTGCAGTGAGGGCAATTGTCTCTCAAACCCCCAGTATTATGAAGATTCAAGGCGAAATTGCTGACATATTAGGCTTTACATCTCTTCCTACTCATTCTGAATTGGCAAGAGCAAGTTCATTATGGGAgagaatcaagaaagagaagCAAATTCTCATAATATTAGACGATGTTTGGGAAATAATTAAATTGGATAAGATCGGTATTCCTTTTGGGAATGACCACAGAGgttgtaaaattttaatcacttCTCGACGCAGAGATGTATGTAATGGAATGGAATGCCAAAAGATATATACGGTTGAAACTTTATCTAAACGAGAATCTTGGGAACTTTTTAGCAAGAATGCGGGCtcaattgttaaaaattttgatattaaccCAATTGCAAGAGAGGTAACTACTCAATTTGGGGGATTGCCACTTGCAATTGTGACAATAGCAATAGCTTTAAAAGGTCAAGACAAGCATGTGTGGAGCAATGTAGCACGACAACTTAAAATGTCTACCTCTTCGAGCATCCCAGAAATGGAGAGAAAT GACTACAAAATTCCTATTGAAGATTTGGTCAGATATTGGACAGGCTTGAAGTGGTTTGGAGATACTAATGAGGCAATTGAGGATGTTAGAAACAAGGTTCATGCTATTGTAAGTACCTTaacctcttcttttctcttgattAAAGAAGGTAAAAAGTATGTAAAAATGCATGATGTTATTTGTGGTTTTGCAATAGCTAGAGCTCCTATATACAACCATAAATTCATGGTAAATGCTGCATTGGGACATAGAGATACATTTAAAGATTTCACATGTATCTCATTGATGTCAAATTATGTTAGAGAGCTACCTTATGGGTTGGAATACCCAAAATTGGAGGCTTTATTgctacagaaaaataaaagttttgttGTCCCTAGTAGACTCTTTGAGAAAATGGCAAATCTCAAAGTTTTAAACTTGGGACGAACATACCTCGAGCCATTACCTTATTCACTTTCATCTCTCTCAAATCTTAGAACATTAGATGTTAGTACTTCCAAGTTGGTTGATCTATCTGTAATTGGAAGGCTAAGTAATCTTGAGATTCTTTCCCTTTCTAATTCTAAATTTGTTGAGGAGATCCCTTTATCCTTTAATCAATTAACTAATCTCAAGTTGTTAGATTTgaataatatgaatttaaaactCATACCTCATCGTGTTATATCCTCTCTTCAAAAGTTAGAGGAGTTGTACattaatcattttgttaattGGCAATCTAAAAGTGGTAGTGATGCCAATCTTGTAGAGTTAGCAGAATCTAAAAGTGATAGTAATGTCAATCTTGTTGTGTTAGCAGAATCTAGAAGTGGTCGTAATGTCGATCTTATTGAGTTAGCAGAATCTAAAGGTGGTAGTAATGTCAATCTTGTTGAGTTAGCAGAATCTAAAAGTGGTAGTAATATCGATCTTGTGGAGTTAGCCAAATCTAAAAGTGGTAGTAACATCAATCTTGTTGAGTTAGCATAA